TCTCGTGCTTGCGCACCAGCACCGAGGTGATCCGCTGCCGGCCCACCCGGTTGGGCCCGCCCTCGGCGGTCAGCAGCAGGCCCTTGATCTTCACCCGGGAGCCCGGCAGCGGCACGCGGCCGAGCTTCCAGGCGAGCAGACCACCGACGGTCTCCACCTCGTCGTCGCCGAGTTCGACGTCGTACAGCTCGCCGAGATCCTCGACGGGCAGCCGCGAGGAGACACGGTAGACGCCCTCGGACAGCTCTTCGATCGGGGCCACCTCGTCGGTGTCGTACTCGTCGGTGATCTCGCCGACGATCTCCTCCAGCACGTCCTCGATGGTGACCAGTCCGGCGATGCCGCCGTACTCGTCGACCAGCATCGCCATGTGGTTGTGCTGGGCCTGCATGTCTTCCAGCAGGTCGTCGAGACGCTTCGAGTCGGGCACGAACCAGGCTTCGCGCATCAGGTCCGCGGCGGTCAGATCGGTCGCCGTGGTGCCCTGCGGCAGCATCCGCTCGACGATGTCCTTGAGATAGATCACGCCCAGGACGTCGTCCGGGTTCTCCCCGATCACCGGGATCCGCGAATGGCCGGACCGGACCGCGAGGCTCAGGGCCTGCGTCGCCGACTTGTCGCCCTCGATCCAGACCATCTCCGGCCGCGGCACCATCACCTCGCGGGCATTGGTCTCGTCGAGCTCGAAGACCGACTGGATCATGCGGCGCTCGTCGTCGTCGACGACGCCCTGCGACTGGGCGAGGTCGACCACCTCCCGAACCTCCACCTCGGTGGCGAACGGGCCGTTGCGGAATCCGCGGCCCGGGGTGACGGCGTTGCCGAGCACGATCAGCACCCGCGTCACCGGTCGCAGCAGCACCCCGAGGGCGGTGAGCACCGGCGCGGCGACGAGCGCGATCGAGTAGGCGTGCTGGCGGCCGACGGTCCGCGGGCCGACGCCGACCGCCACGAACGACACGACCGTCATCGCCAGCACCGCCACCACGATGCCCCAGGTCAGCCCGAGCGCATCGGTGGCGAGGATGGCGACCAGCACGGTCGACGCCGTCTCGAAGCCGATCCGCAGCAGGACGGTGAGCCCGAGATAGGTGGAGCGCTGCTCGATCACCCGCAGCAACCGCCGGGCGCCGCCCCGCTCGCCGCGGACCAGGTCTTCCACGCGCGCCGCGGACACCGTCGACAGCGCCGAGTCGATCGCCGCGAAGGCGCCGGCCAGCACGGTCAGCAGTGCCGCGACACCCAGAAAGGCGATGTCGCGCACCATGAATCAGGCCCTCCCGGGGCCCGCGCCGGAACCGGAGTCGAAGCCGAGGTCGCGCATCAGGCGACTGTCCTTGGCCGCTTGGCGGTCCTCCCGGGCCCGGACCTCGCGGGCGTCGTACCAGTCGGCGATGATCCGGTTCTGCAGCCCGAACATCTCCTTCTCCTCGGCCGGTTCGGCGTGGTCGAAGCCGAGGAGATGCAGTACGCCGTGCACGGTGAGGACGGCCAGCTCGTGCTCGTAGCTGTGCCGCTGCGTCTTGGCCTGCTCGGCGGCGAACTCGGGGCACAGCACGATGTCGCCGAGCATCGCCGGGCCGGGTTCGGCGGCGTCCGGGTGGCCGCCGGGGGTGAGCTCGTCCATCGGGAAGCTCATCACGTCGGTCGGGCCGGGCAGGTCCATCCACTGCATGTGCAGGTCGGCCATGGTGTCGTTGTCCACCAGCTGTATCGACAGTTCGGCCGCGGCGTGCACATCCATGGCGGCCATCGCGAACCGCGCGACCTCGATGATCTGGTCCTCGGGGGCGTCGACCCCGGACTCGTTGAACAGTTCGATACTCACCGTCGCCGGCCTCCGTGGGTGTGGGCGCGCCGCTGCGCGCGATTGCCGGATGCCTGACCGCTCAGGGTGCCGTCCTCCTCGGCGCGGCCGTACGCGTCGACGATGTCGGCGACCAGCTTGTGCCGGACGACATCGGCACTGGTCAGCTCGGCGAAATGGATGTCGTCGATGCCGTCGAGGATGCGCGCGGCGATCCGCAGGCCGCTCCGCGCGCCACCTGGCAGGTCGACCTGCGTGATGTCGCCGGTCACCACCATCTTGGCCCCGAATCCGAGCCGGGTGAGGAACATCTTCATCTGCTCGCCGGTGGTGTTCTGCGCCTCGTCGAGGATGATGAACGCATCGTTCAACGTCCGGCCACGCATATATGCGAGCGGGGCGACCTCGATGACGCCGGCCTCCATGAGCTTCGGGATGGCCTCGGGATCCATCATGTCGTGCAGGGCGTCGTACAGGGGACGCAGGTAGGGGTCGATCTTCTCACTCAGCGAGCCGGGCAGGAAGCCGAGCCGCTCCCCGGCTTCGACGGCCGGGCGGGTCAGGATGATGCGGCTGACCTCCTTGCGCTGCAGCGCCTGCACGGCCTTGGCCATCGCGAGGTAGGTCTTGCCGGTGCCGGCCGGGCCGAGCCCGAAGACGATCGTGTTGGCGTCGATCGCGTCGACGTAGCGCTTCTGATTCAGGGTCTTGGCGCGGATCACCTTGCCGCGCCGGGCGATGATGTCCAGGCTGAGCACCTGCGCCGGGCTCTCCGCAGCCGCGGTGTCGGACAGGATCGACATCGACTCGCGGATCAGGTCCGGCGTGAGCGGGGTGCCGGTGCGGACCAGCGTCACCAGTTCGGCGATCACCCGCTCGGAGGCGGCGAGATCGGCGGGCCGTCCGGTCAGCGTCATCTTGTTGCCGCGGACGTGCACCGCCGCCGGTAGCTGCGACTCCAGGGTGCGGAGGTTGACGTCGGCGGCCCCCAGCAGTCCGGCCACCAGCTCGTGCGGGATCTCCAGGTTCGACGTCGCCTCACGGCCGGCCCGCTCGCCACGCGCCGGGCGCCCGGCGGGGTCGTCGTCAGTCACTAAGGTCTTCACTCCTGAAAGTCGCTGGTCAGTCGGAACCAGTCTATCCCGGCCTGTCGAATCGGTTCCCGGGCCGACCGCCTCTACAGTCCGAGGACCCGGAGGGTGGCGCGATGCGCCAGGCCGCGCAGGTCGAGGAACGCCGCGTGGTCGCCCGGCACCTCGGTGAGCGAGACGGTCTGCCCGCGCCCGGTCATCAGCTCGGCGTAGTGGCGACTCAGTTCCACCGGCACCGACTCGTCGTCGATCGTGTGCACGACGGCAACGGTCGCATCGGTGACCGGGGCGTGCGCCGGGGAGGCGTCGCGGTAGCGCTCGGGCGCTTCGTCGTACGTGGCCCCCAGGAAACGGACCAGCGAGGCGCGGTCGCGGGCACCGGGCAGGGTGAGGTCGAGGACCCCGGACTGCGGCACGACCAGCGCGATCCGGTGCTTCGCGGTCCGGGCGCCGAGCCGGGCGACGGACCAGGTGGCGAGTTGTCCGCCGGCCGAATGCCCGATGACTGAGACCGCGGTGCGGTCGACGCGTGCTCCGGCGAGGGCCAGCGCCTCGGCGACGGGTCCGTCCAGGGCTTGCAGGGCGGCGATCACGTCGCGGCCGGTCGTGGGCCAGCCACCGCCTTCCTCGATGCGCCGGTATTCGACGTTCCAGACGACGGCGCCGCGTATCGCGAGATCCCGGGCCACCGCGGTCTCGATGGTGAGCCCGAACTCGGTCGACCACGACCCGCCGTGCACGACGACCACCAGCGGCGCCCGCTGTTCGGACTCGGCCAGCGCGGGAATGTAGAGGTGCCCGAACTGGGAAGGGTGGTCGCCGTAGGCGATCTTGCAGCGCTTCACGCCGACCGTCACCGCGCCCAGCGGGCGGTCACCGCACCGAGCGCGCCAAGCGCCACCGCCCCGGCGGCGGCCGTCCGCAGCACCTCGGGACCGAGCACCACCGAACGTCCGCCGAGCGCCGCGAGATCGGCGACCTCCTCGTCGGTCAGTCCGCCCTCGGGCCCGATCACCAGCACCACCTCGGGCGCGGCCGAGAAATCGATGGACCGGAACGGCGTCGCCCCGTCCTCGTGCAGCAGGGCGACGACACCGCCCGCGGCGTGCACGCGCGCGCAGATCGCGCGGACGTCGATGGTGGTCGAGAGGTCGTGCACCTCGGGGATCCAGGCGCGTCGTGCCTGTTTGGCGGCGGTCGCCGCGGTGGCCCGCCACTTCTCGACGCCCTTGACCGCTTTGGCTCCCGACCAGCGGGCCACCGAGCGCGCGGCCTGCCACGGCACGATCGCGTCCGCGCCGGCCTCGGTCATCAGGTCGACGGCCAGTTCCGAGCGCTCCGCCTTCGGCAGCGCCTGCACCACGGTGACCAGCGGCACCGGGCGGGCGACGAACTCGACGCGGCCGGCGCGCACGGTCAGCCGGTCCTTGCCGGACACGTCGGTCACGGTGCACTCGGCGCGCGTGCCGCGGCCGTCGCCCACGATCACCTTCTCGCCCGCGCGGAGCCGCGTGACGGTGACCGCGTGTCGGCCCTCCGGGCCGGTCACCAGCGCGCTCTCTCCGGCGCGCGGGACGTCGTCGACCCAGAAGACCGGCGGTGTCATCGGCCCGCGAACGCGTTGCGCAGCCGGGAGAACAGCCCGCCGCTGCCGCCCTTGGACGATGCGGTCACGAGTTCGACGTCCTCGCCGCTCGCCTCGCGCAGCTTGCGCAGCAGGTCGGACTGGGTGCCGTCGAGCTTCGCGGGCACCACGACCTCCAGGTGCGCATGCAGGTTGCCGCGCAGCCCGGTGTTGAGGTGCGGCAGGCCCTTGCCCTTCACCGTCACCACGGTGCCCGGCTGGGTGCCCGGCGCGACGTCGATGGTCGCGACGCCGCCGAGCACGGTCGGGACGTCGAGCGTCGAGCCGAGCGCGGCGTCGACCATCGGCACCCGCAGCGTGCAGTGCAGGTCGTCCTTGTCGCGGACGAAGACCTCGTCCTGTTCCTCGCGAATCTCGACGTACAGGTCACCGGCCGGACCGCCGCCGGGGCCCACTTCACCCTGCCCGGCGAGCCGGACACGCATGCCGTCCTCGACGCCGGACGGGATCTTGACCGTCAGGGTCCGGCGGCTGCGGACGCGGCCGTCGCCGCCGCACTTGAGGCACGGATCGGGGATCACTTCACCGGCGCCGTGGCATTCGGGGCATTCGCGCACCGACACCACGTTGCCGAGGAACGACCGCTGGACCGACTGGATCTCGCCCTGGCCCTTGCACGTGGGACAGGTCTGCGGCCGCGAATCGCCCCGCGTGCCCGCACCGTCGCACACATCGCAGAGGACGGCGGTATCGACGGTGATCTCGCGTTCGGCACCGGCGGCGATCTCCTCGAGATCGAGTGTCACACCGACCAGCGCGGGCTCACCGGGGCGGACGCGCCCACGCGGCCCGCGCCCCCCGGCGAAGCCCCCGCCACCGCCGAAAAAAGTGTTGAAGATGTCCCCCAGGCCACCGAAGTCGCCGCCGAAACCACCGCCCATGCCGCCGGGGCCGGACAGCGGGTCGCCACCCGCGTCCACGATGCGCCGCTTGTCCGGATCGGACAGCACCTCGTACGCGGTGGTCACCTCTTTGAAGCGCTCCTCCTCGGCCGGGTTGATGTCGGGGTGCAGTTCCCGAGCGAGCCGGCGGTAGGCGCGCTTGATCTCGGTGTCGGTGGCACCCCGGGACACGCCCAGAGTGCCGTAGTAATCACGAGCCACGTGACAATCGTCCTTACTTACTCACTTCGACTATCGGTCGGCGAGCACTTCGCCGACATACCGGGCGACGGCGGCGACGGAGGCGATCGTGCCCGGATAGTCCATCCGGGTCGGTCCGACGACGCCGACGCCACCGAAAACGGTGCCTGAAGCACCGTACCCGGTCGAGACCACCGAGGTACTGCGCAGGTTCTCCGCCCGCGTCTCCTCGCCGATCTGCACGGTGACCGTGTCGGTCTCGCGCGTGTGCGCGAGAAGCTTCAAGATCACGACCTGTTCTTCCAACGCCTCCAGCACCGAGTCCATTCCACCGATCTCCGGAGTGAAGTCGCCCGCGCTACGCGCCAGGTTCGACGTCCCGCCGAGCACCAGCCGGTCCTCGTTCCGCTCGACGAGCGTCTCGATCAGGATCGACGCGATCGCCACGATCGGCCGCTGCAATTTCGGCGGCGCCGACTCGGTGAGCGCGGCGACCGCCGCTGACGCCTCCTGCAGGGGTTTGCCGTCGAGCGCGGCGCCGAACAGGCTGCGCAGCTGCGACTGCTCGTCCTCGGTCAGCGGATCGGGCAGCGTCACCATTCGCTGCTCCACCCGCCCGGTGTCGGTGATCACCACCAGCAGCAGGCGCTGCGGACTCAGCGCCACCACTTCGAGTCGTCGTACGCGGGCCGTCGACAGCACCGGGTACTGGATGACGGCCACCTGGTGGGTGAGCTCGGCGAGCAGCTTGACCGAGCGGCGGAGCACGTCGTCGAGATCGACCGCGGTGTCCAGGAACGTCAGGATACCGCGGCGTTCCGCCGAGGACAGCGGCTTGACCTCGTGGATCCGGTCAACGAACAGCCGGTAGCCCTTGTCGGTGGGCACCCGGCCGGAACTGGTGTGCGGCTGCGCGATCAGCCCCTCGGCCTCGAGGACGGCCATGTCGTTGCGGACGGTCGCGCTCGACACCCCGAGCTGATGGCGGTCGACGAGCGACTTGGACGCAATCGGCTCTTGCGTCGCGACGAAATCGGTCACGATCGCGCGCAGGATCTCGAAACGACGGTCGTCGGTGCTCGACACTCGCCCACCTCGCCAACGGTTGTGCCTACAGTGGATCTGCGACCATCGGACGATGGTCACATCGGCAATTCTAGTGAATCGACGAAAGATACTCCGACGATGATCTTCAAGGGTGTCCAGGAGGGCCGACCCTACCCGGAGCTGACCCTGCCTGCGCGGGAGTGGGCGCAGATCCCGCCGCGGCAGTTCCGGCTCGACCAGCTGATCACCGTGACCACCGTTCTCGCCCTCGACAAGCTGCTGTCGGAGGACTCCACCTTCTACGGCGATCTCTTCGCCCACGTCGTGCAGTATCGCGGCGAGCTGTACCTGGAGGACGGCCTGCACCGCGCCGTGCGTTCGGCGTTGCGCAACCGCACGATCATCCACGCGCGGCTCCTCGACCTGGATGAACTGATCGCCACCGGGCGGTTCGACCCGAACGCGCGCATGCCTGCGCCCGTCTCGGGACCGTTCACCGGACCGCAGCCGATCGACCTGAACGCGACCGGCCAGCTGCCGCCCGTCGGCGCGCCGCTCGACCCGTCGGCCGCGGCCACCGGCCTGGCCCCGCGCCCGGCCAACCCGCGACGCTCCGCGCGCCGCGGTTCCGGCGCCCACCGCGCCATCGACTGAGGGTTCGGCACCGGACCGGGCCGACCCGACCGTGACGTATCCGGCCGGTTCACGCCCGTCTTAGCGCCCGCGACCTGCGCGAACACCTCACACCGGCGCGCCGGACGCCACAGTACGGTCAGGTCAATCGACCAAGATGTCCCGGATCACCCCGTCGGCCAGCAGCCGGCCACGATCGGTGAGCACGTAGGCGCCGCCGGTACGGGCCAGGAGACCGTCCGAGACGGCCCGCTCCGCACGGTCGGCCTCGTCTACGGTCAGCTCACCGGCGGGCAGCCCGGACCGCATCCGGAGCCGGAGCATCACCTGTTCGGTGTGCGTGTCGTCGTCGGTGAGGATCTCGAAGCCGCCGACCGGGAGCGACCCCGATTCCAGGGACGCCGCGTAGGTGGCCGGATGCTTCTGATTCCACCAGCGCACCCCGTTGACGTGCGAGTGCGCCCCCGGCCCGATCCCCCACCAGTCGTCGCTGCGCCAATAGGCCTCGTTGTGCCGGCAGACCGAGTCGGGGTCCGGGGCGGCTTCGACACGGCTCGTCGCTGCGCTCCTCACCGGCTCAGCCGGCGACGAAAGCTCCGATGCGCCGGCCGAAGGCCGTGTCCGCCCTTCGATCCGGCCCGAGGCGCTGGCCGAGGGCTGTGTCCGCCCTTCGATCCGGCCCGACGCGCTAACCGAAGGCTGTGTCAGCCCCTCGATCCGGCCCGACGTGCCAGCCGAAGGCCGTGTCCGCCTTTCGATCCGGTCCGAGGCGCTGGCCGAGGGCTGTGTCCGCCCTTCGATCCGGTCCGAGGCGCTGGCCGAAGGCTGTGTCCGCCCTTTGAGCCGGTCCGAGGCGCTAGCCGAGGGCCGTGTCGAAAAGCCCCCCGACCCGGCGGCCGCCGCCCAGTTCGACACCTCATACCAGGTCAGACCGGCCGCCGACAGCCGTGCATCGATCTGCTCGTAGCGCGCCGCGAGGACGTCGTCGTCGGGCATCGGGACCTCGCCGCGGCGGACCTTGCGGGCGAAGGCGGTGCCGTCCTCGACGATCAGCGCGTACGCCGACACGTGGTCGACGGGCACCGAGAGGACCGCGTCCAGGGAAGCGGCGAGGTCGTCGTCGGTCTCGCCCGGCGTGCCGTAGATGAGGTCGAGGTTGAGATGCTCGAAACCGGCGGCGGCCGCCTCCCGCGCCGCCTCGAGCGCGCGGCCCGGCGTGTGCCGGCGTTCCAGGATCCGCAACACGTGCGGCGCCGCGGACTGCATGCCGAGCGAGATCCGCGTGTAGCCGGCGGCGCGCAGGCCGTCGAAGAACTCCGGTGACGTGGACTCCGGATTGGATTCGGTGGTCACCTCGGCGCCCGGCGCGAGATCGAACGAATTGCGGATGGCGCCGAGCAGGTCGGCCAGCCCGGCCGCACCGAGCAGCGACGGCGTGCCGCCGCCGACGAAGATCGTCTCCACCGGACGGGCCGGCGACAGCAGCCGGGCCGCCGCGTCGAGCTCGCGGCGGACCGCCTCGGCCCACGCGGCCGGCGACGTGGACGACCCGAGCTCACCCGCGGTGTAGGTGTTGAAATCGCAGTAGCCGCACCGCGTCGCGCAAAACGGCACGTGCAGGTACAGCCCGAACGGCCGCGCCCCCACTGACCTGAGACGACCCGTCGCCTCGGCGGGCAACGGAATCGACGGCGCGCGCAGGGACATGCGTCCATCATGACCCACGACCAGCAGAGACAGTTAAAATCACCCTGCGGAAAAATAAGCCCAAGTAGACGCGGTACCCGGGGACGTGGCACCATGAATGACGTGACTACTGCGGGCGTGCGCCTCATCGCACGGCGACACATCGACCTGATGCGCTGCGACAGCGCATCGTGTCTGTCGTAGCCGCATTCGGTCGCTGAAGCAGTCCCTTCACCGGGCGCGCCGCGGGAACAGCCCCTCCCGCGTGCCGATACCGATGGCAACTCTCACCGTTTTCTGACAGCCCCATTGACGTGCCGCCATGCGCGGTGCGCGAGGAGAATCGATGACGCTCACCACCCCCGAGTCGACCGGCGACACCCCGCCCGAGGCGACCCGCGAGCGCCCGGCCCGGACCCCGCGGGCCGACCGGCCGGCCCGTGCCGCGGCCGCCGGAGACGCACCACGCAAGCGCGCCCGCCCGGTCAAGAAGCGCGCCGAGGGCCAGTGGGCGCTCGGCTTCCGCGAGCCGCTGAACCCGAACGAACAGTCCAAGAAGGACGACAACCCGCTCAACGTGCGGCGCCGCATCATCGACACCTATCAGCATGTCGGCTTCGACGGCATCGACAAGGCCGACCTGCGCGGCCGTTTCCGCTGGATGGGGCTGTACACCCAGCGCGCCGAAGGTTACGACGGCACGTTCACCGGGGACGACAACATCGACATCCTCGAGGCGCCGTACTTCATGATGCGCGTGCGCACCGACGGTGGGAACCTCGACCTCGCCCAGATCCGCACCCTCGCGGGCATCTCCCGCGACTTCGCGCGCGGCACCGCCGACGTCTCCGATCGCCAGAACATCCAGTACCACTGGATCGAGATCGAGAACGTCCCGGAGATCTGGCGCCGTCTCGACGAGGTCGGCCTGGACACCACCGAGGCCTGCGGCGACTGCCCGCGCGGCATGCTCGGCTCCCCGCTTGCCGGTCTGTCGGTGAACGAGGTGATCGACGGCACCCCGGCGATCCAGGAGATCAAGCGCCGCTACATCGGTGACCCGCGATTCTCCAACCTCCCGCGCAAGTTCAAGACGGCCATCTCCGGGCAGCAGGACGTGGTGCACGAGATCAACGACGTGTCGTTCGTCGGCGTCGTGCACCCCGAACACGGTCCGGGCTTCGACCTGTGGGTAGGCGGTGGCCTCTCGACCAACCCGATGCTGGCGCAGCGCCTCGGCGCGTGGGTGCCGCTCGACGAGGTGCCCGACGTCTGGGAGGGCGTCATCTCGATCTTCCGCGACTACGGCTACCGCCGGCTGCGTTCCAAGGCGCGCCTGAAGTTCCTGCTGAAGGACTGGGGGCCCGAGAAGTTCCGCGAGGTCCTCGAAACGGAGTACCTCAAGCGTCCGCTGATCGATGGTCCCGCTCCCGAGCGGCCGACGCAGCCGATCGACCACGTCGGTATCACCGCCCAGACCAACGGCCGCTTCGCGGTCGGCTTCTCGGCGGTCTCCGGACGGCTCTCCGATACGGCGCTGTTCGCCATCGCCGACGCCGTGGAGCGCGCCGGCTCGGACTCCATCCGGCTGACGCCGTACCAGAAGCTCGTGGTCGTGAACGTGCCCGAGGACAAGATCGCCGGGCTCGAAGCCGACCTGGAGGCCGTCGGGCTCACCGCGCGTCCGTCGCGCTGGCGCCGCAACCTGATCGCCTGCACCGGCCTGGAGTACTGCAAGCTCAGCTTCACCGAGACCCGCAGCCGCAGCCAGGCGCTGGTCCCGGAGATGGAGCAGCGTCTCGCCGAACTCAACGAGCAGCTCGACGTGCCGATCACGATCAACTTCAACGGCTGCCCCAACTCCTGCGCGCGCGTGCAGGTGGCCGACATCGGCCTCAAAGGCCAGTTGATCGACGACGGCGACGGCCATCCGGTCGAGGGTTTCCAGGTCCACCTGGGCGGCTCCCTCGGCTTCGACAGCGGGTTCGGCCGTAAGCTGCGCCAGCACAAGATCTACGCCGACGACTCGATCGACTACATCGAGCGTCTGGTCCGGAACTTCATCGCCGGCCGCACCGAGGGCGAGCGCTTCGCCGAATGGGCCGCTCGCGCCGACGACGCCGAGTTGCAGTGAGAGATGAGTGACATGACCACCACCTTGGAACACGCTCACCTGCGGGAGATCGCCGAGGACGGCGCCCGCAGGCTCGGCCCGGACGCCACCGCGGACGAGCTGCTGGCCTGGACCGCCGACACCTTCGGCACCGACTTCATCATCGCGGCCAACATGCAGGACGCGGTCCTGATCGACGTCGCCAGCAAGGCCATCCAGGCGAGCCGTGTCGATTCGGCCCGCTCGCAAGCTCGCGGCGCCGGGCACGGCGAGAAGCTGAAGGTCCTCTTCCTGGACACCGGCTACCACTTCGTGGAGACCATCGGCACGCGCGACGCCGTGGTCAGCGTCTACGACCTCGACCTGGTCAACGTCGAACCGGAACAGACCGTCGCGCAGCAGGATTCGCTGCTCGGCAAGGACCTGTTCGCCCGCGATCCCGCCGAATGCTGCCGCCTGCGCAAGGTGGTGCCGCTGAAGGCGTCACTGGCCCCCTATCGCGCCTGGGTCACCGGTATCCGCCGGGTCGAGGCCCCCACGCGCGCCAACGCACCGCTCATCTCCTTCGACGAGGGTTTCGGTCTGGTCAAGATCAATCCCCTCGCCGCCTGGACCGATGAGCAGTTCCAGGACTACATCGACGCGAACGGTGTCCTGGTCAATCCGCTGGTGGACGACGGCTATCCGTCGATCGGGTGCGAACCGTGCACCGCCAAACCAGCCCCCGGAGCAGATCCGCGCAGCGGCCGTTGGGCCGGCAGCGCCAAGACAGAATGCGGGTTGCACGTCTCATGAGCATCACCACCGAAACCACGTCCGACGGCCGTCCCCTGAGCCCCGTCGCAGGGCGGTCCCTGAGCCCCGCCGAAGGGTCCTTCACCACGCTCGACGCCCTCGAGTCCGAGTCGATCCACGTCTTCCGCGAGGTGGCCGGCGAGTTCGAGCGCCCGGTGATCCTGTTCTCCGGCGGCAAGGACTCCACCCTCCTGCTGCACCTGGCGCTCAAGGCCTTCTGGCCCGCTCCGCTGCCGTTCGCACTGCTGCACGTCGACACCGGGCACAACCTGCCGGAGATCATCAAGTTCCGCGACGAGATCGTCGAGCGGCACAACCTGCGGCTGCACGTCGCCAAGGTCGAGGACTACCTGGACGACGGCCGCCTCACCGAGCGCCCGGACGGCATTCGGAATCCGCTGCAGACCATCCCGCTGCTCGATGCGATCACCGAGAACCGGTTCGACGCCGTCTTCGGCGGCGCCCGCCGTGACGAGGAGCGCGCCCGCGCCAAGGAGCGGATCTTCTCGCTGCGCAACGCGTTCGGCCAGTGGGACCCGAAGCGGCAGCGCCCCGAGCTGTGGAACCTGTACAACGGCCGCCACGCCCCGGGCGAGCACGTCCGCGTGTTCCCGCTGAGCAACTGGACCGAGCTCGACGTGTGGCGCTACATCGCCCGCGAGCAGGTGCTGCTGGCGCCGCTCTACTACGCGCACGAGCGCGAGGTGTACCAGCGGGACGGCATGTGGATGACCTCCGGCCCGTGGGGCGGCCCCCGCGAGGACGAGAGCGTGCAGACCCGGATGGTGCGCTACCGCACCGTCGGCGACGGCTCCACGACCGGCGCGGTGCTGTCCGACGCCGCCGACAACGAGGCCGTCCTGGCCGAGGTCGCCGCGTCCCGGCTGACCGAGCGCGGCGCCACCCGCGGCGACGACCGCGTCTCCGAGGCCGCGATGGAAGACCGCAAGCGCGAAGGATACTTCTGATGACCGCTCCCACCCTCACCGACGGCGGGGATCTGCTCCGCATCGCCACCGCCGGCTCGGTGGACGACGGCAAGTCGACCCTCGTCGGCCGCCTGCTGTTCGACACCAAGTCGGTGCTCGCCGATCAGATCGATGCCGTCACCAAGGCGTCGGTCGACCGCGGCATGGACACGCCCGACCTGTCGCTGCTGGTCGACGGCCTGCGCGCCGAGCGCGAGCAGGGCATCACGATCGACGTCGCCTACCGCTACTTCGCCACCCCGGCGCGCAGCTTCGTGCTCGCCGACACCCCGGGCCACGTGCAGTACACCCGCAACACGGTCTCCGGCGCGTCCACCGCGCAGCTGGTGATCCTGCTGGTCGACGCGCGCAGCGGCGTCGTCGCGCAGACGCGCAGGCACGCCGCGGTGATGGCGCTGCTGGGCGTCCCGCGGCTGGTGCTGGCGGTCAACAAGATCGACCTGGTCGACGACGCCGAGGCCGTCTTCGCACGGATCTCCGAGGAGTTCAACGCGATCACCCGCTCGCTCGGCTACACCGACGAGCAGGTGCTGGAGATCCCGGTGTCGGCGCTGCACGGCGACAACGTCGCCCGGCGCAGCGACAGCACGCCCTGGTACGACGGCCCCACGCTGATCGAGCATCTGGAGACCGTGCCGAACGAGCCCGACCGCCGCGAGGTGGGTCTGCGCTTCCCGGTGCAGTACGTGA
The nucleotide sequence above comes from Gordonia sp. PP30. Encoded proteins:
- the hrcA gene encoding heat-inducible transcriptional repressor HrcA — encoded protein: MSSTDDRRFEILRAIVTDFVATQEPIASKSLVDRHQLGVSSATVRNDMAVLEAEGLIAQPHTSSGRVPTDKGYRLFVDRIHEVKPLSSAERRGILTFLDTAVDLDDVLRRSVKLLAELTHQVAVIQYPVLSTARVRRLEVVALSPQRLLLVVITDTGRVEQRMVTLPDPLTEDEQSQLRSLFGAALDGKPLQEASAAVAALTESAPPKLQRPIVAIASILIETLVERNEDRLVLGGTSNLARSAGDFTPEIGGMDSVLEALEEQVVILKLLAHTRETDTVTVQIGEETRAENLRSTSVVSTGYGASGTVFGGVGVVGPTRMDYPGTIASVAAVARYVGEVLADR
- a CDS encoding type II toxin-antitoxin system VapB family antitoxin, whose protein sequence is MIFKGVQEGRPYPELTLPAREWAQIPPRQFRLDQLITVTTVLALDKLLSEDSTFYGDLFAHVVQYRGELYLEDGLHRAVRSALRNRTIIHARLLDLDELIATGRFDPNARMPAPVSGPFTGPQPIDLNATGQLPPVGAPLDPSAAATGLAPRPANPRRSARRGSGAHRAID
- a CDS encoding coproporphyrinogen-III oxidase family protein — its product is MSLRAPSIPLPAEATGRLRSVGARPFGLYLHVPFCATRCGYCDFNTYTAGELGSSTSPAAWAEAVRRELDAAARLLSPARPVETIFVGGGTPSLLGAAGLADLLGAIRNSFDLAPGAEVTTESNPESTSPEFFDGLRAAGYTRISLGMQSAAPHVLRILERRHTPGRALEAAREAAAAGFEHLNLDLIYGTPGETDDDLAASLDAVLSVPVDHVSAYALIVEDGTAFARKVRRGEVPMPDDDVLAARYEQIDARLSAAGLTWYEVSNWAAAAGSGGFSTRPSASASDRLKGRTQPSASASDRIEGRTQPSASASDRIERRTRPSAGTSGRIEGLTQPSVSASGRIEGRTQPSASASGRIEGRTRPSAGASELSSPAEPVRSAATSRVEAAPDPDSVCRHNEAYWRSDDWWGIGPGAHSHVNGVRWWNQKHPATYAASLESGSLPVGGFEILTDDDTHTEQVMLRLRMRSGLPAGELTVDEADRAERAVSDGLLARTGGAYVLTDRGRLLADGVIRDILVD
- a CDS encoding nitrite/sulfite reductase, whose amino-acid sequence is MTLTTPESTGDTPPEATRERPARTPRADRPARAAAAGDAPRKRARPVKKRAEGQWALGFREPLNPNEQSKKDDNPLNVRRRIIDTYQHVGFDGIDKADLRGRFRWMGLYTQRAEGYDGTFTGDDNIDILEAPYFMMRVRTDGGNLDLAQIRTLAGISRDFARGTADVSDRQNIQYHWIEIENVPEIWRRLDEVGLDTTEACGDCPRGMLGSPLAGLSVNEVIDGTPAIQEIKRRYIGDPRFSNLPRKFKTAISGQQDVVHEINDVSFVGVVHPEHGPGFDLWVGGGLSTNPMLAQRLGAWVPLDEVPDVWEGVISIFRDYGYRRLRSKARLKFLLKDWGPEKFREVLETEYLKRPLIDGPAPERPTQPIDHVGITAQTNGRFAVGFSAVSGRLSDTALFAIADAVERAGSDSIRLTPYQKLVVVNVPEDKIAGLEADLEAVGLTARPSRWRRNLIACTGLEYCKLSFTETRSRSQALVPEMEQRLAELNEQLDVPITINFNGCPNSCARVQVADIGLKGQLIDDGDGHPVEGFQVHLGGSLGFDSGFGRKLRQHKIYADDSIDYIERLVRNFIAGRTEGERFAEWAARADDAELQ
- a CDS encoding phosphoadenylyl-sulfate reductase → MTTTLEHAHLREIAEDGARRLGPDATADELLAWTADTFGTDFIIAANMQDAVLIDVASKAIQASRVDSARSQARGAGHGEKLKVLFLDTGYHFVETIGTRDAVVSVYDLDLVNVEPEQTVAQQDSLLGKDLFARDPAECCRLRKVVPLKASLAPYRAWVTGIRRVEAPTRANAPLISFDEGFGLVKINPLAAWTDEQFQDYIDANGVLVNPLVDDGYPSIGCEPCTAKPAPGADPRSGRWAGSAKTECGLHVS